From the genome of Papaver somniferum cultivar HN1 chromosome 2, ASM357369v1, whole genome shotgun sequence, one region includes:
- the LOC113349586 gene encoding protein TRANSPORT INHIBITOR RESPONSE 1-like, which yields MANSFPEEVLEHVFSFVKTDRDRNTISLVCKSWYALERWCRRRIFIGNCYAVSPRILIRRFPEVRSVSLKGKPHFADFNLVPEGWGGYAYPWILAMSEAYPWLEELRLKRMVVTDESLELISKSFKNFRVLVLSSCEGFTTDGLAAIAANCRNLRELDLRECEVDDRRGNWLCHFPESCTSLVSLNFACLDGEVSFSALERLVSRCTNLRTLRLNHAVPLDKLPSLLARAPQLVDVGTGVFSADFRPEVYSKLAGAFGSCRGLKSLSGLWEVAPAYVPAIYSICTGLTSLNLSYASIQSPELIKLVSQCRNLQRLWVLDYIEDRGLEAISESCKDLQELRVFPSEPYDVDQNVSLTEQGLVSVSEGCPKLESVLYFCRQMSNAALITVARNRPNMTRFRLCIIEPRTPDYLTFQPLDDGFGAVVEHCKDLRRLSLSGLLTDRVFECIGAHAKRLEMLSVAFAGDSDLGLHHVLSGCKSLRKLEIRDCPFGDKALLANAGKLETMRSLWMSSCSVSFGACKLLGQKMRRLNVEVIDERGTPDSRPDDYPVERLYAYRTVAGPRFDSPDFVWMIDDDSSAFRQLA from the exons atggcgAATTCATTTCCAGAAGAAGTATTAGAACATGTATTTTCATTTGTGAAAACAGATAGAGATAGGAATACAATATCATTAGTTTGTAAATCTTGGTATGCATTAGAAAGATGGTGCAGAAGAAGGATCTTTATTGGTAATTGTTATGCAGTTAGTCCAAGGATATTGATAAGAAGATTTCCAGAAGTTAGATCTGTATCATTGAAAGGAAAACCTCATTTTGCTGATTTTAATTTAGTACCTGAAGGTTGGGGTGGTTATGCGTATCCATGGATCTTAGCTATGTCTGAAGCTTATCCTTGGTTAGAAGAGTTGAGATTGAAAAGAATGGTTGTAACTGATGAAAGCTTAGAGTTGATTTCTAAGTCTtttaagaattttagggttttggttctttCTTCTTGTGAGGGTTTCACTACTGATGGATTAGCTGCCATTGCTGCGAATTGCAG GAATCTGAGAGAGCTGGACTTGAGAGAATGTGAAGTTGATGATCGTCGTGGTAACTGGCTTTGTCATTTTCCGGAGTCGTGTACTTCATTAGTCTCCCTCAATTTTGCATGCCTTGATGGGGAGGTCAGCTTCTCTGCTCTAGAACGCTTGGTTAGTAGATGTACCAATTTGAGGACTCTCCGGCTGAACCACGCAGTGCCTCTTGATAAGCTTCCCAGCCTTCTTGCTCGGGCTCCACAACTTGTGGATGTTGGTACGGGTGTTTTTTCGGCAGATTTTCGCCCAGAAGTCTATTCGAAGCTTGCTGGTGCCTTTGGAAGCTGCAGGGGGTTGAAGAGTTTGTCTGGGTTATGGGAGGTGGCCCCTGCATATGTCCCAGCCATCTATTCAATTTGCACCGGACTTACATCTTTGAACTTGAGCTATGCTAGTATCCAAAGTCCCGAGCTCATCAAGCTGGTTAGCCAATGTCGGAATCTGCAGCGGTTATGG GTATTGGATTACATAGAAGATAGAGGTCTTGAAGCCATTTCTGAATCCTGCAAGGACTTGCAAGAACTGAGGGTGTTCCCGTCCGAACCATATGACGTGGACCAGAATGTCTCACTAACAGAGCAAGGTCTTGTTTCTGTTTCCGAGGGCTGCCCCAAGCTTGAATCAGTGCTTTACTTTTGTCGCCAGATGTCCAATGCGGCACTGATAACCGTTGCCAGGAACAGGCCCAACATGACGCGTTTCCGTCTTTGCATCATAGAGCCCCGAACACCCGATTACTTAACCTTTCAACCACTTGATGATGGTTTTGGGGCTGTCGTGGAACACTGCAAGGATCTTCGGCGGCTTTCTCTTTCTGGTCTTTTAACAGACCGTGTCTTCGAATGCATTGGAGCACATGCCAAAAGGCTTGAAATGCTATCAGTGGCTTTTGCAGGTGATAGTGATCTGGGCCTCCATCATGTGCTGTCAGGGTGCAAAAGCCTCCGAAAGTTGGAGATTCGAGATTGCCCCTTTGGTGACAAGGCTCTCCTGGCCAATGCAGGGAAGCTGGAAACAATGCGATCCCTTTGGATGTCTTCTTGCTCAGTGAGTTTTGGAGCATGTAAACTTCTTGGTCAGAAGATGCGGAGGCTTAATGTCGAAGTTATTGATGAGAGAGGAACACCGGATTCAAGACCAGATGACTACCCTGTTGAGAGGTTGTACGCTTATAGGACAGTAGCAGGTCCTCGGTTCGATTCCCCGGACTTCGTTTGGATGATAGATGATGATTCCTCGGCTTTTCGGCAGCTGGCTTAA